From the genome of Anopheles moucheti chromosome 3, idAnoMoucSN_F20_07, whole genome shotgun sequence, one region includes:
- the LOC128301588 gene encoding protein kintoun codes for MSTKDFNISRDEFRNITRCLDNEEFRGLFMEYCNELRDNKKQYEDELSQLEAQRGYDVKFLKPSPGYVIKTIVDGKQKGFINVCQCDLVQKPTSTSGVNEDGSKGLKWSIPYAQTQPRRDYDNKRVECTVYDVMFHPDSLHLASKNEGFRKLLNDTSLDAVEKAFKVKLDRANLRFPKLQYKGTPSSSVVREKMPHCDSLPKDELFDKLLPPLPNAPISKEDSKFSENIIPKQHTERTGKTKNKENIDRTSVIGTGNNPFYATPEYKIVQCRDVEYGEMTNELDAKIDVTIPRELKVIITLPLLKSASECALDVTKTTLYLVSEKPAKYKLELKLPYEVKENDGKASFNIDERSLTVTLPVLRKRNITLQDINSVNASTTAHPKDSGKLIEEINTIPAANVDPQMGKVTAVPSVVESSKKTVFPKFSVNKMENLLAFTLNVRNVDPSTIQLDNRTDSVYCRFSNLGNGYFPCFYVFFVRFPNAQVTEVQHEEWDNNLIIQITLNTANVSSYHAGPGEHETVEYSIMEDITDKINKFGKEIEDDSLCIAVVRQAKASAKIKSDERMSIEITKREETDQTQHEAMNEIETEKEEEKSSLPDGFSATSAEECDEKDGSEAEKARTMLKAKRNSRKKKKQRSLSDSFCDNLKVIVENEATTGSFEQPKVGAKVEIPQPAAKVGPDTPETKARKARSVSECCPIKESEDEVPTLTRKYKGILKRSSYDRSISECSSVDDLGTSVEMARSIGESECRKTVRFNNSIRKQLFRSNSCILTMKKKAQKRREVKRRADARRMSEGESTDNDEKDTQHPDDEHCSSSDQHDEKDAMEDDSGVSFDSESGDKEAVAVKEANLNGGRGKTASKRKNNNKGTKSAGSKSNGGKKHGSDAKNIEFKSDMIFDIEI; via the exons ATGTCGACGAAGGATTTTAACATCTCGCGAGACGAGTTCCGAAACATTACACGCTGTTTGGACAATGAGGAGTTCCGTGGCCTGTTCATGGAGTACTGCAACGAGCTGCGGGATAATAAGAAACAGTATGAAGATGAGCTGTCCCAGTTGGAAGCGCAACGAGGATACGACGTGAAGTTCCTGAAGCCGTCGCCGGGTTACGTAATCAAAACAATCGTTGACGGGAAGCAGAAAGGATTCATTAACGTGTGCCAGTGCGATCTGGTGCAGAAACCTACCAGCACTTCCGGCGTGAATGAGGACGGTTCGAAGGGTCTGAAATGGAGCATTCCGTACGCTCAAACTCAGCCGAGAAGAGATTACGACAACAAGCGGGTTGAGTGCACCGTGTACGATGTTATGTTTCATCCGGATTCGTTGCATTTGGCTTCCAAGAATGAGGGTTTCCGCAAGCTGCTCAATGATACATCACTCGATGCTGTTGAGAAGGCATTTAAAGTGAAGCTGGATCGGGCCAATCTCCGCTTTCCGAAGCTACAGTACAAAGGTACTCCAAGCTCCTCGGTAGTGCGAGAGAAGATGCCCCATTGCGATAGTTTGCCGAAGGACGAACTGTTCGACAAACTGCTTCCGCCACTACCAAATGCACCTATTTCCAAGGAGGATTCTAAATTTTCCGAGAACATCATCCCCAAGCAGCATACCGAGCGTacggggaaaacaaaaaataaggaaaacatCGATCGAACGTCGGTAATAGGTACGGGCAATAATCCGTTTTACGCTACACCAGAGTACAAAATCGTCCAGTGCCGTGATGTGGAGTATGGTGAGATGACAAACGAGCTGGATGCAAAGATCGATGTAACAATTCCCCGCGAGCTCAAAGTGATCATCACGCTGCCATTGCTAAAGTCGGCATCCGAGTGTGCGCTGGATGTAACCAAGACAACGTTGTATTTGGTGAGCGAGAAGCCAGCCAAATACAAGCTAGAGCTGAAGTTGCCCTACGAGGTAAAGGAAAATGATGGAAAGGCTTCCTTCAACATTGATGAACGATCGCTCACGGTAACGCTGCCCGTGCTGCGGAAACGAAACATAACACTGCAGGACATTAATAGTGTCAATGCGTCGACCACCGCGCACCCGAAAGATTCGGGAAAGCTGATCGAAGAAATCAATACCATTCCAGCGGCAAACGTCGATCCCCAAATGGGCAAGGTTACGGCGGTGCCATCTGTGGTGGAATCGTCCAAGAAAACGGTATTCCCCAAATTTTCCGTCAACAAGATGGAGAATCTTCTAGCATTCACGCTCAACGTCCGGAATGTGGATCCGAGCACGATCCAGCTGGACAACCGAACTGATTCGGTGTACTGTCGATTCTCGAACCTAGGTAATGGATACTTTCCCTGCTTTTACGTGTTCTTTGTGCGGTTCCCTAACGCACAGGTAACGGAGGTTCAGCACGAAGAATGGGACAACAATCTGATCATTCAGATCACTCTCAACACGGCGAACGTTTCGTCCTATCATGCTGGTCCGGGTGAACACGAAACCGTGGAGTATTCGATAATGGAAGATATAACAGATAAGATTAATAAATTCGGGAAGGAAATCGAAGACGACAGCCTGTGTATAGCAGTGGTACGTCAGGCAAAAGCTTCCGCGAAGATAAAATCGGACGAACGGATGAGTATCGAGATTACTAAGAGGGAGGAAACCGACCAAACACAGCACGAGGCAATGAATgagatcgaaacggaaaaggaGGAAGAGAAATCTTCCCTGCCCGATGGTTTCTCGGCTACCTCTGCTGAGGAGTGCGACGAGAAGGATGGTTCTGAGGCGGAGAAGGCCAGAACAATGCTGAAGGCGAAGCGAAACTCGCgcaaaaagaagaagcagCGTTCGTTGTCCGATTCCTTCTGCGATAATTTGAAGGTGATTGTGGAAAATGAAGCCACCACGGGAAGTTTCGAACAGCCGAAGGTTGGTGCGAAGGTGGAAATCCCACAGCCAGCTGCTAAAGTGGGTCCGGACACTCCGGAAACGAAGGCGAGAAAAGCTCGCAGCGTGTCGGAGTGCTGTCCGATTAAGGAATCGGAAGATGAAGTACCGACGCTCACGCGGAAGTATAAGGGCATTCTGAAGCGCAGCTCGTACGATAGGAGCATCAGTGAATGTTCATCGGTGGATGATTTGGGTACATCGGTCGAGATGGCACGATCGATCGGAGAGTCGGAGTGTCGGAAGACGGTACGATTCAACAACTCCATTCGCAAGCAACTGTTCAG ATCGAACTCTTGCATACTGACCATGAAGAAGAAAGCTCAAAAAAGAAGGGAAGTGAAGCGCCGTGCCGATGCCCGGCGAATGAGCGAAGGGGAAAGCACTGATAACGATGAAAAAGATACG CAACATCCCGACGATGAGCATTGTTCCAGCAGCGATCAGCACGACGAGAAGGATGCGATGGAGGACGATAGCGGTGTTTCGTTCGATTCGGAATCGGGCGATAAGGAAGCGGTAGCCGTTAAGGAGGCTAACCTGAACGGTGGCCGCGGAAAGACGGCTTCAAagcggaaaaacaacaacaagggcACCAAGTCAGCTGGCTCGAAGTCAAACGGTGGTAAGAAGCATGGTTCCGATGCAAAGAACATTGAATTCAAAAGTGATATGATTTTCGATATCGAAATTTAA
- the LOC128302184 gene encoding probable RNA-binding protein 19, whose translation MSRVIIKNIPSGFDEAKLRNHFSTCGIITDVQLKYTPEGKFRNFGFIGFENEENAEKAIKHFNNSFIRTSKITVAPCVALSESKTLKVWSKHAQKPAEPVVEETKKVVKEKTKPQTAKDVLGKYQDDPQFQEFLDAHKRAGKSIWDNQFQQKDVETKDKQISDDKPASRVSASDTEPSGEAKSDDTKAPKKPMISLFVAKVHNIPASTKRQDLIRFFKTAKPYSVRIPPKQSGFAYVGFKTEFELAKALLMNKSFLGGKQVKIFDFTARSAQHASEANGQPKHSKQAKWDRQKANASSETICESGKLFFRNLAYSVQEDDIRTLFEKYGPVAEVDVPIDSNTRKLKGFGTVTFMIPEHAVTAFNELNGTFLQGRMFHILPAKVSSDEKASKDEEDNTDDYRKKKEQALKKTAQSSHNWNTLFMGENAVAEAVAKKYGTTKEQILVSSEGDTSAAVRLALGETELVLEMQSFLQEHGISLDAFSSKETKRSNTVILVKNLAPGCTKEALRKLFAPHGLLGRVVLPPSAVTAVIEYLDPSEARKAFKKLAYSMFLSLPLFLEWAPINTFTSAPPVPSEAGIDTESPAPADPEKEDVDDTEPEDGTTLFLRNLAFTTNEDAIRERFRKVGAIHSVQVVRTKDLSGSGRNESRGYGFIQFKRRQAAEYALKNLQSVELDGRTVELVRSDRTLRTAETGNDRKKSKATKQTGSKILVRNIPFQASAKEVRDLFKPFGDIKSLRLPKKMAASADESHRGFCFVEFVEESDAKRAFDTLGRSTHLYGRRLVLEWAAPDNDVEELRKRTAEQFSSDTGGAGGKRTATGKAVLSTEEFISTQSARDEEDDDGYDEGYEKGSSF comes from the exons ATGTCTCGTGTTATTATCAAAAACATCCCTAGTGGA TTCGATGAGGCAAAACTTCGCAACCACTTCAGCACGTGCGGCATCATCACAGATGTGCAGTTAAAGTATACACCGGAGGGTAAATTTCGAAACTTTGGCTTTATTGGCTTCGAAAACGAGGAGAATGCGgaaaaagcaatcaaacacTTTAACAACAGTTTCATCCGTACGTCCAAAATAACGGTGGCACCGTGTGTGGCGCTGAGCGAATCAAAAACCCTCAAAGTCTGGAGCAAACATGCCCAAAAGCCGGCCGAACCAGTCGTGGAGGAGACCAAAAAAGTAGTGAAAGAGAAAACTAAACCACAGACGGCAAAGGATGTGCTCGGGAAGTATCAGGATGATCCACAGTTCCAGGAGTTTCTGGACGCACACAAACGGGCCGGCAAATCGATATGGGACAACCAATTTCAACAGAAAGATGTAGAAACAAAGGATAAACAAATATCTGACGACAAACCAGCAAGCAGAGTTTCAGCCAGCGATACTGAACCTTCGGGCGAAGCGAAATCTGACGATACGAAAGCTCCGAAAAAGCCAATGATTTCATTGTTTGTGGCCAAAGTGCACAACATACCGGCATCAACAAAACGGCAAGATTTGATACGATTCTTCAAAACCGCCAAACCGTACTCGGTACGAATTCCGCCGAAACAGAGCGGGTTCGCCTACGTGGGCTTTAAAACGGAATTCGAGCTTGCAAAGGCGCTGCTCATGAACAAAAGCTTTCTCGGAGGAAAACAGGtgaaaatatttgattttacCGCGCGCAGTGCCCAACACGCCTCCGAAGCAAACGGTCAACCGAAGCATAGCAAGCAGGCAAAGTGGGATCGACAAAAGGCAAACGCGTCCAGTGAAACGATTTGTGAGTCcgggaaattgttttttcgaAATTTGGCCTACTCGGTGCAGGAAGATGACATACGTACGCTGTTTGAAAAGTACGGTCCGGTGGCGGAGGTTGATGTACCGATCGATTCCAACACACGCAAGCTAAAG GGTTTTGGTACGGTAACGTTCATGATTCCGGAGCACGCCGTCACGGCGTTTAATGAGCTGAATGGTACGTTCCTGCAAGGTCGCATGTTTCACATCTTACCAGCGAAAGTGTCTTCGGATGAGAAGGCCTCTAAGGACGAAGAAGACAATACAGACGACTACCGAAAGAAGAAGGAACAAGCACTGAAGAAAACTGCCCAATCAAGCCACAATTGGAATACTCTCTTTATGGGCGAGAATGCCGTTGCAGAAGCGGTGGCCAAGAAGTATGGAACTACGAAGGAGCAGATACTTGTATCCTCTGAGGGTGATACGAGTGCGGCCGTTCGGTTAGCTCTCGGTGAAACGGAACTTGTGCTGGAAATGCAATCCTTTCTACAGGAACATGGCATTTCGCTGGATGCATTCAGCTCGAAAGAGACGAAACGTTCGAACACGGTCATACTGGTAAAGAATCTTGCTCCTGGTTGTACGAAGGAGGCACTGCGTAAACTATTCGCACCGCATGGACTGTTGGGACGTGTCGTCTTACCACCGAGTGCCGTTACAG CCGTAATTGAATATCTCGATCCCAGTGAAGCAaggaaagcattcaaaaaGTTAGCCTACAGTATGTTTCTGTCGTTGCCCTTATTCTTGGAATGGGCGCCTATAAACACATTTACATCTGCTCCACCGGTACCTTCCGAGGCTGGTATCGATACAGAAAGCCCCGCACCGGCTGATCCTGAAAAGGAAGACGTCGACGATACTGAACCGGAAGATGGCACGACACTGTTTCTCCGTAATCTTGCCTTTACCACCAATGAGGACGCGATCCGGGAACGGTTTCGAAAGGTCGGGGCTATCCACTCGGTACAGGTGGTGCGAACGAAGGATCTTTCCGGCAGTGGACGTAACGAAAGCCGTGGTTATGGTTTTATTCAGTTTAAACGTCGTCAGGCAGCAGAGTATGCGCTAAAGAACCTGCAATCGGTTGAGCTCGATGGTCGAACGGTGGAACTGGTTCGCAGTGACCGTACACTGCGTACGGCAGAAACCGGAAACGATCGCAAAAAGtctaaagcaacaaaacaaactggcAGTAAAATCCTGGTCCGCAACATTCCCTTCCAGGCTAGCGCGAAGGAGGTGCGCGATCTGTTCAA ACCCTTCGGTGACATCAAATCCCTTCGGTTGCCGAAGAAAATGGCAGCCAGTGCGGATGAAAGCCATCGTGGTTTTTGCTTCGTGGAGTTTGTGGAAGAATCTGATGCCAAGCGTGCGTTCGATACGCTGGGTCGCAGTACGCATTTGTACGGTCGTCGTCTCGTGCTGGAATGGGCAGCACCGGACAACGATGTGGAAGAATTGCGCAAACGTACTGCGGAACAGTTTAGTAGTGAcactggtggtgctggcggtAAGCGAACGGCTACTGGCAAGGCTGTTTTGTCTACGGAAGAGTTTATCAGCACGCAGTCGGCCAGGGATGAAGAGGACGACGATGGATATGATGAAGGGTACGAAAAGGGCAGTAGTTTCTAA